GGCGAGCTTCGCCTCGTCGAAGTTGTACTTCCTGGCGCAGCCGCCGCAGGTGACGATCACCGACGGCTCGCCGGCGCGACCGTGGACGCGCGGATGCGATCGACGACCTTCGCAACGACCTCTGCGACGCTCTCGATCTCGCCGTCGGTCGCCGCGGGGCCCAGGCTGACCCGGATCGAGGAGCCCGACGACTCGCCCAGCCCCATGGCGTCGAGCACGTGCGACCGTCTGACGGTGCCCGCCGAGCACGCCGATCCGGACGAGACCGCGATCCCCTCCAGATCGAGCGCCATCACCAGGACCTCTCCCGTCACTCCCGCGAAGGCCAGGCTCGACGTATTGGGGACCCGCGCGGCCCCGGCGCCGTTCACCCGGGAGGCGGGAACTCGCGCGAGGATCTCGCGCTCCAGCCGGTCGCGCAGCGCTCGAACCCGGAGGGATTCTTCAGGCAGCGCCCGCGCCGCCGCGTCCGCGGCGGCTCCGAGACCGGCGAGGGCGGCGACGCTTTCCGTTCCCGGGCGGCGGTTCAGCTCCTGCCCGCCCCCGCGCAGGTGCGGGCGCAGGGCGACGCCGCCGCGCACGAACAGGGCCCCCGTGCCCTGCGGCGCGCCGAACTTGTGTCCCGCGATGGACAGGAGATCCACACCGAGAGCGCGCACGTCGATCGGCACCTTGCCGGCGGCCTGGGCGGCGTCGCAGTGGAACAGGAGGCCGCGGCGCTGGAGCTCTGGGCCGAGAGCGCCGATCGGCTGCAGGGTCCCCACCTCGTTGTTGGCGAGCATCAGCGACACCAGCCCCGTCCCGGGGGCGGCCGCCTCGAGAAGTGAACCGGGCTCGACGACCCCGGCGCGCGTGGGCGCCACCCGCACCACGTCGATCCCCCGACGCTCCAGGTCCCGCAGCGGCTCCAGGACCGAAGGATGCTCGATGGCCGAGGTGACGACGCGCCCCGAGGACGACGGGAGCCGTGCGGCGGCGCCATAGATGGCCATGTTGTTCGCTTCGGTTCCCCCGGCCGTCAGGACGATCTCCTCGCGCCGGGCGCCCAGGAGGCGCGCCACCTGCTCGCGCGCGGTTTCGATGATCATGCGGGCGCCCCGCCCGGCCGCATGGAGGCTCGATGGATTCCCCGCCGGCCCGGCCAGCACACGGTCCATGGCCAGGCGCGCCTCCCGCCGGAGGGGGCTCGTGGCGTTGTGATCGAGGTAGATGGCCCGCATTGGGGGAACCTAGCACAAGGCCGCCATCCTTGACAATATTCGGAAGTGTGCTAGATTCCGTGCTTCCGCTCTCCGGCCAAACCGCTGGCCGCCAACGATATACGACGATCCCGGGAGCCATGGAAACGCGCGATTTCAAGAACACTCTCAACCTGCCGCGCACCGACTTTCCGATGAAGGCGGACCTGCCCCGGCGGGAGCCGGCCCTCCTGGAGCAGTGGGACCGGCTCGATGTCTACGCCGCCGTGCGCCGGGCGCGGGCCGGGCGGCCCCGGTTCGTCATGCACGACGGCCCCCCCTACGCGAACGGCAACATCCATCTCGGGCAGGCGCTCAACAAGATCCTGAAGGACGTCGTGGTGAAGTCGCGCACCATGCTGGGATTCGATGCCCCGTACGTGCCGGGATGGGACTGCCACGGGCTGCCGATCGAGCATCAGGTGGACAAGGACCTCGGCAGGAAGAAGGCCTCCATGTCGCCGCAGGAGATCCGTGGCGCCTGCCGCGCCTACGCCGAAAAGTACGTGGGCATCCAGCGGGAGGAATTCCGGCGTCTGGGCGTCTTCGGGGAATGGGCCCGGCCGTACCTGACGATGGACCCGGTCTATGAGGGGACGATCGTCGACCAGATCGCGCGCTTCGTGGAGAACGGCAACATCTACCGGGACAAGCGATCGGTCCACTGGTGCCCGCGCTGCGCCACGGCGCTCGCGGAGGCCGAGGTGGAGTACGAGGACCACGCTTCGCCCTCCATCTACGTCCGCTTTCCCCTGCTGACCGGCCCGCTCGAAGCGCGCTTTCCGGCGCTCGCCGGGCGCCGGGTGTCGATCCTGATCTGGACCACCACGCCGTGGACTCTGCCGGCCAACGTGGCCATCGCCCTGCACCCGGACCTGACCTATCAGTTCGTGGACCTCGGTGACGAGGTGCTGCTGGTGGCGGCGGATCTGGCTTCCCAGGTCCTGGCGCTCAAGGGACTCAAGCCGCGCGCGGTGCTCGCCAGCGTCAAGGGACGGGACATGGAGGGGGCGACGACGGCGCTCGCGCCCTATCCGTTTGCCGCCGAGGGGATTTCGCGCCTGGTTCTGGGCGAGTACGTGACGAAGGACACCGGCACGGGGGCGGTGCACACCGCTCCGGGTCACGGGATGGACGACTTTCAGACGGGACGGAAATACTCGCTGCCGATTTTTTCTCCGGTGGACGACCACGGCCGCTACACCGAAGGCCTGGGGTGGCTCACGGGCCAGAACGTCTTCGAGGCCAACGCGGGAATTCTCGCCGATCTCGAGACGCGCGGCCTCCTGTTCCACGCCTCGACGGTGACCCACAGCTACCCGCACTGCTGGCGGTGCAAGCAACCGATCATCTTCCGCGCCACGGAGCAGTGGTGGATTGCGCTCGATCGCAAGGATCTCAGGCGCCGCTGCCTCGACGCCATCCGGAAGGTCCGCTGGATTCCGGAGGGGGGCGCGCTCCGGATCGGCGGCATGATCGGCACCCGGCCGGACTGGTGCATCTCGAGGCAGCGGGTGTGGGGCGTCCCGCTGCCCTTTCCCTACTGCGCCTCCTGCGGCCGCGAGATCGTCGATGCGGCCTTCGTGCGCCGGACCGCCGCCCTGTTCAGGGAGCGCGGCAGCGACGCCTGGTTCGAGCCGGAGGCCTTCCGTCGCCTCGCCGACGGCACGGCCTGCCCGAACTGCGGCTCCCGGGATCTCGTGGCGCGCAGCGAAATCGTCGACGTGTGGTTCGAATCCGGGGCTTCGTACCCGGCGCTGCTCGGCGCGCGCCCGGGGTATCCCTGGCCGAGCGACCTGTACCTCGAGGGCAGCGATCAGCACCGGGGCTGGTTCCACTCGTCACTCCTGATCGCCGTCAACGATCGGGACACGGCCCCCTACCACGCGGTCCTGACGCACGGCTTCACGCTCGACGGCGCGGGACGGAAGATGTCGAAGTCGCTCGGTAACGTGATTCCGCCGCAGGACGTGATCAAGCAGCACGGCGGCGACGTCCTGCGCCTGTGGGTGGCGACGGTCGATTTCCTCGAGGACATGCGATTGTCGAAAGAGATCCTGGACCGCAACGCCGAGGCGTACCGCAAGATCCGGAACACCTGCCGCTACCTCCTGGGGAACCTGTACGATTTCGACCCCGCCCGCCACGCCCTCGCGCGCGGCGACCTCGAGGAGATCGACCGGTATGTCCTCGGCCAGCTGGACCAGGTGATCGCCCGGACGCGCACGGCGTACGAGCGCTACGAGTTCCATCTCGCCACGCAGGCGATCCACCGGTTCAGCACCGTCACGCTGAGCGCCCTCTACCTGGACGTGCTCAAGGACCGCCTGTACACCAGCCCTCCGGATGCCCGCGCACGGCGCTCGGCGCAGACGGCGATGCGGATCATCCTGGACGCGCTGGCTCGCCTCATGGCCCCGATCCTGTGCTTCACGGCCGAGGAGGTCTGGCAGGCGCTCCGCGGGCGCAAGCCCGGCGATCCCATCGACGAGTCGGTGCACACGATGTCGTTTCCCGAAGCGGATGCGGCGCCCGCCGATGACGAGCTGGATCGCCAGTGGGCGCGACTTCTCGAGCTGCGCGACCAGGTTCTCAAGGCCCTCGAGCTGGCGCGCGCCGAGGGCACCCTGGGGAATTCGCTCGAGGCCCGGGTGATCCTCGAATCGGACGCCGGCACCCTAAGGAATCTGCGGCGCGATCCCGCCTTCCTGCAGGACCTGTTCATCGTCTCCCAGGTGACCCTGGCTCCCTCGCCGGCGGAGGCGGCGGACCGCCCGGGCTCGATCGCGGTGCGCGTGGAGCGGGCCGCGGGAGAGAAGTGCGCGCGCTGCTGGCATGTCACGACCGACGTCGGATCGGACGG
Above is a genomic segment from Candidatus Polarisedimenticolia bacterium containing:
- the ileS gene encoding isoleucine--tRNA ligase, yielding METRDFKNTLNLPRTDFPMKADLPRREPALLEQWDRLDVYAAVRRARAGRPRFVMHDGPPYANGNIHLGQALNKILKDVVVKSRTMLGFDAPYVPGWDCHGLPIEHQVDKDLGRKKASMSPQEIRGACRAYAEKYVGIQREEFRRLGVFGEWARPYLTMDPVYEGTIVDQIARFVENGNIYRDKRSVHWCPRCATALAEAEVEYEDHASPSIYVRFPLLTGPLEARFPALAGRRVSILIWTTTPWTLPANVAIALHPDLTYQFVDLGDEVLLVAADLASQVLALKGLKPRAVLASVKGRDMEGATTALAPYPFAAEGISRLVLGEYVTKDTGTGAVHTAPGHGMDDFQTGRKYSLPIFSPVDDHGRYTEGLGWLTGQNVFEANAGILADLETRGLLFHASTVTHSYPHCWRCKQPIIFRATEQWWIALDRKDLRRRCLDAIRKVRWIPEGGALRIGGMIGTRPDWCISRQRVWGVPLPFPYCASCGREIVDAAFVRRTAALFRERGSDAWFEPEAFRRLADGTACPNCGSRDLVARSEIVDVWFESGASYPALLGARPGYPWPSDLYLEGSDQHRGWFHSSLLIAVNDRDTAPYHAVLTHGFTLDGAGRKMSKSLGNVIPPQDVIKQHGGDVLRLWVATVDFLEDMRLSKEILDRNAEAYRKIRNTCRYLLGNLYDFDPARHALARGDLEEIDRYVLGQLDQVIARTRTAYERYEFHLATQAIHRFSTVTLSALYLDVLKDRLYTSPPDARARRSAQTAMRIILDALARLMAPILCFTAEEVWQALRGRKPGDPIDESVHTMSFPEADAAPADDELDRQWARLLELRDQVLKALELARAEGTLGNSLEARVILESDAGTLRNLRRDPAFLQDLFIVSQVTLAPSPAEAADRPGSIAVRVERAAGEKCARCWHVTTDVGSDGQFRTLCARCAAAVRSIVSARGETA
- a CDS encoding cysteine desulfurase family protein, with translation MRAIYLDHNATSPLRREARLAMDRVLAGPAGNPSSLHAAGRGARMIIETAREQVARLLGARREEIVLTAGGTEANNMAIYGAAARLPSSSGRVVTSAIEHPSVLEPLRDLERRGIDVVRVAPTRAGVVEPGSLLEAAAPGTGLVSLMLANNEVGTLQPIGALGPELQRRGLLFHCDAAQAAGKVPIDVRALGVDLLSIAGHKFGAPQGTGALFVRGGVALRPHLRGGGQELNRRPGTESVAALAGLGAAADAAARALPEESLRVRALRDRLEREILARVPASRVNGAGAARVPNTSSLAFAGVTGEVLVMALDLEGIAVSSGSACSAGTVRRSHVLDAMGLGESSGSSIRVSLGPAATDGEIESVAEVVAKVVDRIRASTVAPASRR